The following is a genomic window from Tripterygium wilfordii isolate XIE 37 chromosome 19, ASM1340144v1, whole genome shotgun sequence.
TTGTTCTTGAAGATGTTAGTCAAGACCACGCACGCAAGACGGTGAGAATAAAGTACCTTGACTGTCTACTTAATTTAGTTACACGAAGCCAGCCACATTGACAtttgatataattattttgaactTAGAGAATAGAGAAGGTATATCATAGAAACAGCTTTCAAGAATGTATCATGTTCTTGTCGTAAATTAATTTGCATTTTTTTAATCTGGTTGTGTGCATGCGACACGTGGTGACTAAGTTCTTTTCTTATGGCATGTCATTTagatattataaatatttacctTAAAGAACATGATGGATGTTTCTTTTACTTCGTATCTTGCTGCTAATGCTGTCCTAGTTATTTTATCATTTCTGCTTAGGTTAACATAGTATGTATGGATTACCCGTATCATTGGTTTATGCATGTACAGCCTGTCACATTAAGGCTGTTAGTGTTACCTGCTGCTGTGTTGGACAGAATGTGGAATGTGGCCTATATGGTGGGCATAGCTTGGGATATCAATGCTTCAGGCTGTCAGTCAGCTTTAGTGCATTAGATTAGTTCGGTACAAGCAACTGAAGCGAAATGTCCTTCAAGCAAAAAGTTGAATAGTTTGGCATCAGCAGAATAAGGTGTTTGCCAATCTCTGTTACGTGTGAGGACTTGATGGGGAAATCAAGGGTTTGACATTGTTCTCTGGCtgtagagagagagtgagagagaaaaagacgGATGATTTGATGTGAAGAAGGTTCTcttctttcttaatttttttgtatCATATCATCTGTATTTCTCTTTAGAGTATTGATACTTTAGCATTGTTAAAACTGGGAAAGTCGaatcctttcattttttttgaaatggtgGTGCTTGACAAGGCATGTTCTAGTTATTTGTGGATGTCATGAACTGTTTTTGTGATCTAAATTTTTAGGTGACTATCGAAGATCATCCCCACTTACCAGGCAAGCATGCATCGGTACATCCCTGCTGACATGGGGCTGTGATGAAAGATTATTGTTGTCTTAATGTCACGTGGAGTTGGGCCAGTAGTTGACAAGTAATTTTCTTCGCTTATGCCATTCATGAGATGATAGAGATTTGTCTTTTTGTCTCTTTTGTGATATAAGGAGATGCTTTGAGCTTGAACATAGTCGAAAAAAGAATCAAGAAATTTTACACAAAAGTAGCAAAGAAATATCCACTTTAAGTCCGTAATTTGTCATTTAGTTGATTCCAACGTGGTAATCGAATGTACTACTAGAAGGATTTCTTAGGTGTATCTGGTGATAATTAATTCCATAATTTGGAGGCCCCATAGTTTTGCAGTGTTATGAAACCTTATATAAGAGGTAGTCTATTGATATCTGCTACTTCTGTGCAGTGTAGCTGGGTTCCATCTTTACCCTCTTGCTCACAGGAAATTCAGTGGCTCTTAATGTTCAGCTTATATCTCATATATTCGGTTTCTGATCTTCCAGTTTACTTTTTCCTCCTTACTTGATTATGGAAATCACTTTGGCTGTAGGTATCTATTTTTATTCTTGAAATTTGTGGCTTCCGTAATCCCGACTATTGAGTATGACTACACAATGGACTTTGATCTTGGTAGCTCAAGCAACTAATCCTAGGTAACTTCCATCACTATTTTACTTTTCTGTTGTTCAAGTCCACTGTACTCACTGGCATATCATAcatctaatatatttttatatctgTATCTATGCATATATTTCTTGTTGTCTTGCTTTTTGTGGAAGCACCGATAAAACATCGCCCGTTGTAAAATCTGCGAAGGTATGAGGCTAGTCTTGCAGTTAGCCTACTGATTGCAGTATCGTTTATATTGTATCGACTAAGCAAGTAAGCATGGCCTCTAACTAAACAATGGTGCATGATACTTGAATCAACAGTTGCTTTGGAAGGTTGTGTCCTCTGTCATAAACATTATCTATCTTATCTTTCGTTGAAATGACCCCGTTTGTTATTTTTGCCAGAATTGAGACAACTTATTTTTATCAGAATGGTTATATCCTCCTTTTGCCATGTTTTACATTATCTTCAATTGGTACTGGTTAAATCATATTTGCATTTATGTCATTTCCCCGTCGCTGCTCTCGATCTCTTATTGTAATTACTATGTGTTTACTGTCTATATTATGGAAGCAGTTATTCAGATCGACATTCTAAACTAACAATGTTTCTGCCGATTCTACTCGCCAGTTTTCTGTTGTGTGTAAGGGTCATGTTACTTTAAATGTTGCTGGTTCAGCATCAACATGTAAATGAATTTAGACAATATCCACACTGcccatgttttttgtttttttttttgcctcggGGTTACTTGCCTGCTTTGTTTTACTTATGACATCCGTACAATAGGATAAGTTAGATCAAAACTCAGCGCATGATTACGTGACTTCACTAGGACGAGGAAACGAACGAGGTTAGCAGACCGTGCTGTGCAAAATAATTAGCCGACTGTTATGAGGGAGAGCAGCCACTTATGTCTTCTCTGTCTCCGTTGGGGGAATAGCAATTGGTACTTGTTAAAGCTGGTGATTATAATCTTAATCTAACGATTAACATGATTAACATAGGTATGGTATAATCTTAATCTAACTATTTACTTCGCTAAGTGAGCGACTGTTTCACGAGTCAAACCTACGAGAACAAATACTGAATCTGATTATGATAACAGAGTGGAGTAAATCAGTGCGCCACTCTTGGTGCACGTGGTCATGTTCCTGGATCTTACTACCCATTGATCTTATATGTTACCAGCTCGAGCCATTCACACTACACAATCTACTCCTACCTCTCAAAACCACTGcactaaatataaaaaaaagaaaaagaaaaagaaaaaagatcgAGAAATGGAGAGTCGCCACTTCTCCATTGTAGtgatctctctcttcctcacgGCGGCTTCTGCAAATGCGTGGGTAAGCATGCAATCTGAACCTGAACACTCACATATGCATGACcaatatctctctctctctctctctctctatatatatatatatatatatatatatatatgcgctatgcatctctttttttaataagcCACTATATATAGAACAGCAGCATTCTTACGGATCTTGATATTTTTttctcagttatcccaaatcCGATGTTTTTGTCTCACTTATCTAAATCTGAGATGAACGtgcacgatttcatatggattatGTGAGACGTGTGGGGTGTACGATTTCACATGTAtcatatttgttcatctcaatatttggaTAACTGGGATAAAAACGCTAggattcttaacattttcaatAGAATAAACGGAAAAATAGCATCAGTCTGGATGGTCTTATAACTGCTTTGCTCTGCATCTCTGTTGACTGAGTTGTAAAAAGCTTCCTCGTTGACAAACCCAGATCACCAAATAAAATTCACGTTTGATTTTCACAGATCCATCcatacataaatacatacatgTAGTATATGAAAAAGTGGATCCTAAAGTCTAAAGATGCCGATTGCTGATGCATATAATGCAGAATGACTGTGTTTACAACATCTACGTAAAGACGGGGTCGGTGATCAAGGGAGGGACGGACTCTAGGATCGGCCTGACCTTGGGGGACCCACTAGGGAGGTCAGTGTGGGTCCCGGATCTGGAGTCATGGGGCTTGATGGGCCCAAACCACGACTACTACGAGCGTGGCAACCTTGAcatattcagtgttcttggtCCCTGCATTGGTTCACCCGTGTGCCGCCTCAATGTCACCTCTGATGGGTCTGGCTCGCACCACGGCTGGTACTGCGACTACGTTGAGATCACCTCCACAGGGCCCAACAAGGCATGTTCACGGAACATCTTTCCCGTGAATCGATGGCTCGCCAGCGATGTCCCTCCTTTCCAATTAACGGCTGTGATTGATGAATGTAAGATGCCTGATGGATCCGCAAAGCAGGGGATCGGTGGTGGGAGTTTCGTTGTGGGCAATCCCGAACGATTTGCTGCATGATAAATAACCTCTCTTTGTtgccattttgatgttttggatccGTTTTCCAGCTTTGGGCTTGTTAGTTTAGTATGGGCTTTTGGCTCATCTTTCAGAGGCCCGTTTAAGAAGGGTTCTCATCTTTTTTTCtcgcaaaaattcaaaaattttaataaataataattaaagtaTTGTTAATTAGAAAGATAGTTCGTGTAAATTAATGTATTTAGTTATTAGGAGCATGTTTAACTACGAAGTTGCTACGAGATGTTATCATCTAAGAAAATGTGTTGTTGATGGTTAGAAACtataattatctatatatgttaacacttCCCTGCACTTGTGGGTTAGGTTATACTAGACCTAACAAATAGACTGTATGGGTTAAAATTACTTGTTGGTAGTCCGTTCATTGGACATTCGAAAGGCCCTACAAGTACCCCTCATATGCGGGTGGTCCGTTCATAAGAACATTCAAAATGTCCAACAGGTGACCAAAACGGGTAAAGCTAGCTTCAATGTCATATTAGAACTTTCAGCCTaacacacatcaacaatattgtagAATTATCACGATACATTCTCTTATAAGAAAGCGCATTGTTGATGATTAAAAactataattaaattattaatgaaTGAATCAACAGTTAAGCTCTTAACAGCAAAAAAATGTCTTAATCAAATATTCAAGTGGGTTGGAtcatttttcagttttaaaactagAGATaaagatattaaaaaaataggcTAAGCAGAAAAATGCAAAACCATCCGATCACATTTATCATATGATCAAACGGACATCATCGTTGGCACTACAGGGTCTTGTGGTGGCGGTCCACCACGGGGCCCCCTCGTATGGGTTTGCTGTATTCCCATTAGGCCATGAATATGTGGACTTACATGGGCTTCAGCCCACATTGGTATGTGTCCTCACGCAAAAAAAAATCGCCCGGCACGGTCTGCCGTTGGGCCCGATAAATCTGCCGCCTCATCTCATAATTGATAGGCCAGGTTGGGATCAGAGATTCCGAATCCGATTGAACCCTACTGGAACTGTGAGGCTGAAATTTTGTCAACACCTATAAAGATTAACCagtttcacatttttggttgTTTCGCTCCAATCGCACTCCAGACATTTGCAGTGATCGCTACGTCTGTCTCGTCAAGTTATTAGGGTTTCATCTATCAGCCTCTCGAAACACTAGGCTACAGTTATTGTCAAATGGAATCAGTCGATTCAGCCACACAGCCCCAATTCTATCAACAAACCCAACCTCAAACTCTAGATTTCGAGGCTCAAAACCCCAATCCTCCTCCTCCGCCTGAAGAGAATCGTCAGAGTCAGATCGAGACAGGTAATGCCCCGAAACTTGAGATTCAGAAGCCCTTGATTTCCGAGAACGGTGCCATCACGAACACGCACAGTGGGCCCGCCGACAAGGACTTCTCTGGAGGTGAAGAGGAGACTTCCAGCCGCCGTCGCCGCCGTAGCAGATGGGACCCCCAACCAGATTCCAACAATAACGAAAACAATGATTCTGGTAGCGGCCCCAAGAAGAGGAAGTCGAGATGGGCGGATGATGACCCCAAGCCCCTGATTCAGCTGCCGGATTTTATGAAAGATTTCACTGGAGGTATTGAATTCGACTCTGAGATCCAAGCTTTGAACAGTAGGCTTTTAGAGATTAGCCGTATGTTGCAAGCGGGAATGCCTTTAGA
Proteins encoded in this region:
- the LOC119986231 gene encoding PLAT domain-containing protein 3-like — translated: MESRHFSIVVISLFLTAASANAWNDCVYNIYVKTGSVIKGGTDSRIGLTLGDPLGRSVWVPDLESWGLMGPNHDYYERGNLDIFSVLGPCIGSPVCRLNVTSDGSGSHHGWYCDYVEITSTGPNKACSRNIFPVNRWLASDVPPFQLTAVIDECKMPDGSAKQGIGGGSFVVGNPERFAA